One part of the Longimicrobiaceae bacterium genome encodes these proteins:
- the aroB gene encoding 3-dehydroquinate synthase, producing the protein MKSMHRIRVAAGESAPGAQATGNGAGGAGGYEILIGPGLVASVPSIVSRCAPAYRYAIITDHHVAELYTTRLARALHGAGHGVETFVFPAGEAQKTRQTWAEITDAMLETGIGRDSAVVAFGGGVTGDLGGFVAATYMRGLPFIQVPTTLLAMIDASVGGKVGVDTPAGKNLVGAFHQPCSVIIDPELLRTLPPEHMRAGLAEAVKHGAIADREYLEWIEEAADELIGGDPEALSRLIVRSVEIKAELVMRDERESGPRKLLNFGHTVGHAVEALSGYRMLHGEAVSIGMVAEARIAERMAVAGRGTTDRLRRVLTRLGLPTALPVTWNVDDVVARTQTDKKGRNGRVEYALICAPGVPAQGIDGRWGYAVSDEVAKGVLAGAAGARV; encoded by the coding sequence ATGAAGAGCATGCATCGGATTCGCGTAGCCGCGGGGGAGTCCGCCCCCGGCGCACAGGCGACGGGGAACGGGGCCGGCGGGGCGGGCGGCTACGAGATCCTGATCGGACCGGGGCTCGTGGCCTCGGTCCCCTCGATCGTCTCCCGCTGCGCGCCGGCGTACCGCTACGCCATCATCACCGACCACCACGTCGCCGAGCTGTACACGACGCGGCTCGCGCGCGCCCTCCACGGGGCGGGGCACGGGGTGGAGACCTTCGTCTTCCCCGCGGGGGAGGCGCAGAAGACGCGGCAGACCTGGGCCGAGATCACCGACGCCATGCTGGAGACGGGGATCGGCCGGGACTCCGCGGTGGTGGCGTTCGGCGGCGGGGTCACCGGCGACCTGGGCGGCTTCGTGGCGGCCACCTACATGCGAGGGCTCCCCTTCATCCAGGTACCCACCACGCTGCTGGCGATGATCGACGCCTCGGTGGGCGGCAAGGTGGGGGTGGACACACCGGCGGGGAAGAACCTGGTGGGAGCCTTCCACCAGCCCTGCTCGGTGATCATCGACCCGGAGCTGCTGCGCACCCTCCCCCCGGAGCACATGCGCGCCGGCCTTGCCGAGGCGGTGAAGCACGGCGCCATCGCGGACCGGGAGTACCTGGAGTGGATCGAGGAAGCGGCGGACGAGCTGATCGGCGGTGATCCGGAGGCGCTCTCACGGCTCATCGTGCGCTCGGTGGAGATCAAGGCGGAGCTGGTGATGCGCGACGAGCGAGAGTCCGGGCCCCGGAAGCTCCTCAACTTCGGCCACACCGTAGGGCACGCGGTGGAGGCGCTCTCCGGCTACCGGATGCTCCACGGCGAGGCGGTGTCCATCGGGATGGTGGCGGAGGCGCGCATCGCCGAGCGCATGGCAGTCGCGGGGCGGGGGACCACGGACCGCCTGCGCCGCGTCCTCACCCGACTGGGGCTCCCCACCGCGCTCCCGGTGACCTGGAACGTGGACGACGTGGTCGCCCGGACGCAGACGGACAAGAAGGGGCGCAACGGCCGGGTGGAGTACGCGCTGATCTGCGCTCCGGGGGTGCCGGCGCAGGGGATCGACGGCCGGTGGGGCTACGCGGTGTCGGACGAGGTGGCGAAGGGGGTGCTCGCCGGGGCCGCGGGGGCGAGGGTCTGA